The window AAGTAAGGTTTTTATTTTTATGAGTATTCTTAATTTTTTATTGAACTGTTGTTAGTTTCATCATCACGTAAAAATCTGCCTTTACATAGATATTTACTCTGTAACTAAAGACTGAATATAAGTTGTTGGAGAAGTTACCCTCTAAGAAAATGATGAATTTTTTTTGATATTTATGAGTGAATGCCTTGTTTTGACAATGTATTGAATTTAATACATACCTCCTTAAGATAGGAATTTGCATCCAATCTATTTACAACCAAAGAAAGATGGATTAATACGATAACTTTCTAGGCTAGTTATATATGAAATCGTCAGGAGGTTGCATCATGGTTCTTTACAAACTGGAAGACTTTGATTCTGACTATAGCTCTAGTTTTGATGACAACGATATCAAAGGATTCGATGTCTACACAGACGTAAATAATGAAAATGTTGGTACTGTCAAAAATATATTGGTAGACGAAGCAGGACACTTTCGCTACTTTGTTGTTGACACAGGCTTTTGGATTTTCGGCAAGGAAGTATTACTACCCGTTGGTCGTGCGCGGATCGACCAAAGTGCAAGAAGAGTAGTTGCATCAGGATTAACGAAAGAACAAGTCGAAGCATTACCAGAATTTAGTGATGACTTACGCGTAGATTACGATTATGAAGAGCGCGTACGTGGAGTTTATCGCCCTCAAACCTTAGAATCAACTGCACCGCTAGATACACCTACAGCTGCTACAGCAGGTGTTGCTCCTAGAATGGATACAACAGAATACAACAGAGATACCTACGACTACCAGTACGATGCTGATTTGTATGATATGAATCGACAAGATCAGCAATCGCTTAAGCTTTATGAAGAGCGGTTAGTTGCAAACAAGACTCGTAGAAAAGCTGGAGAAGTATCGATCGGTAAAAAGGTTGAGACAGAAACTGCTCAAGTTTCCATTCCAGTAGAGAAAGAAAAAGTTGTTGTTGAACGCACGACTCCTACTAATACTAAAGCCGTGACTTCTCCTGGAACTGATGCTTTCCGTGAAGGTGAAGTTGCACGCGTAGAGTTGCATGAAGAAGCAGCAGATGTTCAAAAAGAAGCTTTTGTGCGTGAAGAAGTCAAAGTGAAGAAAGTAACTGAACAAGAGACTGTCAATGCACAAGAGACAATTCGTAAAGAAGAGTTGGATCTAGGTAAATCAGGTAACTTAGACGTTGACAACAGAAGATAGATCGCTTTAGAAGTGTCAGTGCGTTTGATTCCTTGAAGCAATAAAAGTAATAAGTCCTTAGTTTCGACTAAGGGCTTTTTTCTACACTAATTTTCAATAGACTTCTTGCAATTATGGGTAGGTGAGGACACCCACCCTACAAATTCAGATGAATTCAGCTTTTGTGGGTTAGGCATCTTGCCTGACCAGAGTAAAAATGTGATATTGCAAGAGATTTAATAGCTTGGTAAAAGTTTAACCGTAGTAACTCGGTTCATTGCCAGGTTTCCACTTAATATTGCATCCAATACTAGGTTTTTGGTTAGAATCAATCGATTTTTCAGCTAATAGCGCATCAATTGCTGCTCGTAAATCTTTGCCGGTAACTGGTATACTGTTACTTGGTCGGCTATCATCTAACTGACCGCGATAGACTAACTTTTGATCAGCATCGAATAAAAAGAAATCTGGCGTACAAGCTGCTGTATAAGCTTTTGCTACTTCTTGGCTTTCATCAAAGCATACAGGAAATAAGAACCCAGTTTCTTCAGCCATTGCTTTTAATTGTTCTGGTGCATCGTCTGGGTATTTGTTGATATCGTTAGAGCTAATCGCAACAATTCTCACATTGCTATTAGCATAGTCTTGTCCTAAGTTGGCGAGTTCTGACTTGACATGCTTGACAAATGGGCAGTGCTGACAGATAAACATTACTAGCAATGGCTTTCCAGCAAAACTTGA of the Gloeocapsopsis sp. IPPAS B-1203 genome contains:
- a CDS encoding DUF2382 domain-containing protein: MVLYKLEDFDSDYSSSFDDNDIKGFDVYTDVNNENVGTVKNILVDEAGHFRYFVVDTGFWIFGKEVLLPVGRARIDQSARRVVASGLTKEQVEALPEFSDDLRVDYDYEERVRGVYRPQTLESTAPLDTPTAATAGVAPRMDTTEYNRDTYDYQYDADLYDMNRQDQQSLKLYEERLVANKTRRKAGEVSIGKKVETETAQVSIPVEKEKVVVERTTPTNTKAVTSPGTDAFREGEVARVELHEEAADVQKEAFVREEVKVKKVTEQETVNAQETIRKEELDLGKSGNLDVDNRR
- a CDS encoding thioredoxin family protein, with the protein product MVKTASTMLPLGTQAPNFELPNVVTGKTISLSSFAGKPLLVMFICQHCPFVKHVKSELANLGQDYANSNVRIVAISSNDINKYPDDAPEQLKAMAEETGFLFPVCFDESQEVAKAYTAACTPDFFLFDADQKLVYRGQLDDSRPSNSIPVTGKDLRAAIDALLAEKSIDSNQKPSIGCNIKWKPGNEPSYYG